The [Clostridium] colinum genome includes the window AGTTAAATTTATTTTTTATAATATTAGTTGTATCTTGCCAATCTTTTGATTTATAAAACTTTTTTTCTTTATCATTTTTATAGTTATCACTATTTGTCTTATACTTAGCTTTACAACTACATATCGTATTATATTCTAATCTAGCACTACATATAGTACAACGTTTATATATCATACACCATCTCCTTTTTTGCATAAAAAAAGCTAGAATAAATCTAGCTTTAAATTTGCGACTATAAAATTTTACACGGTCAAACTAAGTGATTTATAGTCTACCTCCAATAAAATTATAATTACATAATTTCTACAATAACATAATATCACATATAAGAGTGCAATACAGTGCAATCTTTTAAAATTTTGTTCAATTCTTTTAAGGCCTCATTATGTTTATAAAAAATATTTCTTCTAGAATAGTTTAAAATATACATAATATCTTCCCATTTTCTAAACTCTAAATACCTAAGCCTTAATAAATTTTTTAATGTATCATCTTCTAGTTTATCTATAATACAAGCTATTTCCCTTTTTACTTCTTCAATTTTAACATTATATAAATCTATATCTTTTTTAAGGCTAACTAAATCTAAGGCTTTATTTTCAACTTTAGATGCAATACTACTTGCTTTTATTTCTTCACAAGATACACTTATACTATCCATTTCTTTTAACTTTTGTTTATATTCCCTTTCTAACCTTTGTTTTATTTTTGTAAGTTTAAAGGCTCTATTTAAGTATTTTATTATATCTTTCTTTTGCTCGTCTGTCATATTTCCTCCATATACTAAATTAGACTCTATAAGTTTTAATAGTATTTTCAACTATATCATAACAATCAGGTTGCTGACGAGTTTCATCTAACCATTGAAGTAATACTTCTGTTAATCTTTTAGATAGTTCTTCAACTGTTTTATTTCTTCTAAATTCAAAATATACATCATATTCTCCATAAACTTCATCTTCAATTTTTTCAAGTATGTCATCTGCCCAAATATAAGGTTTATAAGGCTTAACATTAGCAATCTGTATATAGCAAGTACAACCTTGTTCTTTAGCATCCTCAATACATTCTTCTACTGTATCAAATATATCATTATCCCAATTATTGTTATTTATCTCTTTCCAAGTAAATTTCTCTGTTTTCATATTATCCTCCATATAACCCCTCTAGCTTGTCCATATAGCCCCATAACATTTTTGTAGTATAATTTTACATAAAATCGTTTTTCGTTCGTTATAGGGCTTTCTAATGAATTTTAGATGGTATATTAAAATATTAATTGTTTTCTAAATCTTCAACCTATAATTCTTTTTCATATCTTTGCCTATTTCAATATTAAAAATTTTAGCCTTTTCAAATATTCTACTCCCTATTGCTTCATCAATATCTAATATGCTTAATAAAGGCTTTTCGCTAGAGAAAATGCAAGGCTTATTATTTAAATATCTAAAATTAATTATATCAAACATTTTAGCCTTATCTGCTTCTGTAGGCTCTTTCCTAAAAAAGTCATCAATAAAAAGTAACCCTGTATTTTTTAATCTATACATAATATTGCTATATTCTTCTTGCTTTTCTTGTTTTCCATAAGTTAACTGCTTTAGTTTTTCAAGTTCTTCATCACATTTTATGTACACATAGCTAATATTGTTTAACTCTCCTATATTTTTAAGAATAGCTGTACATATATGAGTTTTTCCTGCTCCAACTTGTCCTCCTATGTAAAACCAATTATCTTTAAACTTTGAAACATAATCTATTGCTTGTCTTAATATATTTTTTTGCCATTCTTCTACTGCTTTAAAATTTTTAAATGTATAACTATCCTTGTTAGCTATTTCTGTTTTAGAAAATCTTTCTTGAGACATTTTTTTCTGTAAGCAAGAACAATATTTTGAATAAGCCTTTCCATTTTCAGCTATAAAAATAATTCCATCTCCTTTGCATATAGGACAATTTTTAATACCTAGTTGTTCCGTGTAAGGTAAGTTCTCTGAGTTCCTCGTAGTTTGTTGATTGATTAGTTGTTGTATTGCTTGTAGCTTGTCCTTTATTGCTTGATTCATTTTGTTTACTCCTTTCTTTTTTGTAGGCCTCTAACTGAATAACAGTTTTTATGTTATTGCTTAACCAGTTATCCAATATAACAGTTATGTACTTTAACTTTCTAACATTGTTATTTATAGCTTCATCAATAGCCATACAAATAACTCCATCTTCCATTCCA containing:
- a CDS encoding DUF1492 domain-containing protein produces the protein MTDEQKKDIIKYLNRAFKLTKIKQRLEREYKQKLKEMDSISVSCEEIKASSIASKVENKALDLVSLKKDIDLYNVKIEEVKREIACIIDKLEDDTLKNLLRLRYLEFRKWEDIMYILNYSRRNIFYKHNEALKELNKILKDCTVLHSYM
- a CDS encoding DnaA ATPase domain-containing protein, which translates into the protein MNQAIKDKLQAIQQLINQQTTRNSENLPYTEQLGIKNCPICKGDGIIFIAENGKAYSKYCSCLQKKMSQERFSKTEIANKDSYTFKNFKAVEEWQKNILRQAIDYVSKFKDNWFYIGGQVGAGKTHICTAILKNIGELNNISYVYIKCDEELEKLKQLTYGKQEKQEEYSNIMYRLKNTGLLFIDDFFRKEPTEADKAKMFDIINFRYLNNKPCIFSSEKPLLSILDIDEAIGSRIFEKAKIFNIEIGKDMKKNYRLKI